The Burkholderia pyrrocinia genomic sequence GACATCGCCGCGCGGCACCATGTACGCCTTCTCGCCGAACTGGAACGGCTTGTCCGGATGGACCGAGCACAGCCCCGGATTCAGTTTTTGCTGCAGCTGCGTCTCGGACGCATCCGTCACCATCACGTCCGCCTTGCCCGCGAGGATCTGCTTGAAGATCGTCACGTTGTCCGGATAGACGGTCAGGTTCGCGTGCGTGAAGTACTGCTTCGCGAAACGTTCGTTGGTGCCGCCCGGGTTCACGATCACGCGTGTTTCGGGCCGGTCGATCTGCGCGACGGTCTGGTATTTGTCGGCGTCCGCGCAGCGCACGATCGGCGTCTTGCCGTCGACGACGTACGGCTGCGTGAAGAACACGCGCTTCTGGCGCTCGAGCGTCGTCGATATGCCGCCCACCGCGACGTCGCATTTCGCGACGAAATCGCCGGTCAGGTTCGACCAGCTCGTCTTCACGTAGTCGGCCTTCACGCCGAGCGACTTCGCGAGCGATTCGGCCATGTCGATGTCGATGCCCTCGAAGCGGCCG encodes the following:
- a CDS encoding transporter substrate-binding domain-containing protein, producing MKTFATLAAAALLCCAAAHAQTGAGSAPAAPGAGSRLDDVLARGTLRVCTTGDYKPYSYYRADGRFEGIDIDMAESLAKSLGVKADYVKTSWSNLTGDFVAKCDVAVGGISTTLERQKRVFFTQPYVVDGKTPIVRCADADKYQTVAQIDRPETRVIVNPGGTNERFAKQYFTHANLTVYPDNVTIFKQILAGKADVMVTDASETQLQQKLNPGLCSVHPDKPFQFGEKAYMVPRGDVAFQQYVDQWLHLALSTGEYQAISDKWLK